A stretch of Triticum aestivum cultivar Chinese Spring chromosome 1D, IWGSC CS RefSeq v2.1, whole genome shotgun sequence DNA encodes these proteins:
- the LOC123169588 gene encoding desmethyl-deoxy-podophyllotoxin synthase-like, which produces MEQWVYYLCLLLALLLPLLLFKLNRKHSGGNSGVRLPPGPWRLPLIGSLHHLAGNPLMHRVTADLAHRLDAPLMYLKLGKVPVMVATSPEAARETMRTHDIVFATRPLSPTLKIMNSEGLVFAPYGALWRQLRKICILELLSVRRVQSFRHIREDEVCRLVAAITATPPMKLVNVSERIAILINDSAVRAMIGERFRRHEEFLQTLEDGVKIASGFSLGDLFPSSWLAIFISDTTRRAEEYHQKSFELMEYAIKQHEEQRATTASASGAVEEGEDLKDALLRIRKEGGLDVPLTMGMIKAVILDLFGAGSEASAITLQWAMSELMRSPNVMRKAQAEVRKNLQGKPKVTEDDLINLKYLRLVIKETMMLHPAAPLLLPREASRRMCPGMMFAQASIEIVLAALLYHFDWELLGGVRPDELDMTEEMGLTVRRKNNLYLHAVVRVPPV; this is translated from the exons ATGGAGCAGTGGGTGTACTACCTCTGCCTTCTCTTggctctcctccttcctctccttctCTTCAAGCTCAACAGGAAACACAGCGGCGGCAATAGCGGCGTGCGTCTGCCACCCGGTCCGTGGCGGCTACCGCTCATCGGCAGTCTTCATCACCTCGCCGGCAACCCGCTCATGCACCGTGTCACGGCCGACCTCGCTCACCGGCTCGACGCGCCTCTCATGTACCTCAAGCTCGGCAAGGTGCCGGTGATGGTGGCCACGTCCCCGGAGGCTGCCCGTGAGACCATGCGGACACACGACATCGTCTTCGCTACGCGGCCGTTGAGCCCCACGTTGAAGATCATGAACTCTGAAGGGCTGGTATTCGCTCCCTATGGCGCCTTGTGGCGCCAGCTTCGCAAGATTTGCATCCTGGAGCTTCTCAGTGTGCGCCGCGTGCAGTCGTTCCGCCACATCCGGGAGGATGAGGTCTGCCGACTCGTGGCCGCCATCACGGCGACGCCGCCCATGAAGCTCGTGAACGTGAGTGAGCGAATTGCCATCCTCATCAACGATTCGGCGGTACGCGCCATGATCGGGGAAAGATTCAGGAGGCATGAGGAGTTCTTGCAGACACTCGAGGATGGTGTCAAGATCGCCAGCGGGTTCAGCCTTGGCGATCTGTTCCCGTCGTCGTGGCTCGCGATATTCATCAGCGACACGACACGGCGGGCTGAGGAGTACCACCAGAAGAGCTTCGAGCTCATGGAGTACGCGATCAAGCAACACGAGGAGCAGAGGGCAACCACCGCCTCGGCGAGCGGTGCCGTGGAGGAAGGAGAGGACCTAAAGGATGCGCTCTTGAGGATACGCAAGGAAGGTGGCCTCGACGTGCCCCTTACCATGGGAATGATCAAAGCAGTTATACTT GATCTGTTTGGTGCCGGAAGCGAGGCATCAGCAATCACTCTTCAATGGGCCATGTCAGAGCTCATGAGGTCCCCAAATGTGATGCGGAAGGCACAAGCCGAAGTACGCAAGAACCTGCAAGGAAAGCCGAAGGTGACCGAGGATGACTTGATCAATCTCAAGTACCTCAGACTCGTCATCAAGGAGACAATGATGCTGCATCCAGCTGCACCATTGCTTCTCCCTAGGGAGGCAA GTCGAAGGATGTGCCCTGGAATGATGTTTGCGCAAGCTAGCATCGAGATTGTACTGGCCGCACTTCTCTACCACTTCGACTGGGAGCTCCTGGGAGGGGTGAGACCAGATGAGCTGGACATGACAGAGGAGATGGGCCTCACCGTCCGACGGAAGAACAACCTGTACCTGCACGCTGTGGTTCGTGTGCCCCCAGTTTAA